The Arachis hypogaea cultivar Tifrunner chromosome 14, arahy.Tifrunner.gnm2.J5K5, whole genome shotgun sequence genome has a segment encoding these proteins:
- the LOC112741499 gene encoding protein ALP1-like isoform X2 encodes MHCVTCLKRVGRLEPSRNMGVEEMVAMFLYIIAHDVKIRVIKRQFVRSEETISRRFNDVLLAILRCHNLLLKKPQPFSQDRMDERWKWFKDCLGALDGTHIKVNVLEADKPRYRNRKGDITTNVLGVVAPDMQFIYILAGWEGSAADSRVLRDALFRNGFSVPQGFLAPYRGQKYHLSEFNPHNQPSTAQEFFNMKHSQARNVIKRAFGVLKARWEILRGRSFYPIKTQGRIITACCLLHNHIRRVMVVDPIDEIEDQNILGVDGETIHHIETSDAWGRWRDQLAQEMWNQWRRRYHAR; translated from the exons ATGCATTGTGTAACATGCTTAAAAAGGGTTGGAAGGTTAGAACCAAGTAGGAATATGGGTGTGGAAGAAATGGTTGCcatgtttttatatattatagcACATGACGTCAAAATTAGAGTAATAAAGAGACAATTTGTGAGATCTGAAGAAACAATTAGTAGGCGGTTTAATGATGTATTGCTTGCTATTTTGAGATGTCATAATCTCTTACTGAAGAAACCTCAACCATTTAGCCAAGATAGAATGGATGAACGATGGAAATGGTTTAAG gaTTGCCTAGGAGCCTTAGATGGTACTCATATCAAAGTCAATGTTCTTGAGGCTGACAAGCCTAGATATCGAAACAGAAAAGGTGACATAACAACCAATGTGCTTGGAGTGGTTGCTCCTGATATGCAATTTATCTACATACTGGCGGGTTGGGAGGGTTCAGCTGCGGATTCTAGGGTATTGCGAGATGCACTATTTCGCAATGGGTTTAGTGTTCCCCAAG GATTTTTGGCACCTTATAGAGGACAAAAATATCATTTGAGTGAGTTTAATCCACATAATCAACCCAGTACAGCTCAAGAGTTTTTTAATATGAAACACTCACAAGCTAGGAATGTCATTAAAAGGGCATTTGGAGTATTGAAAGCAAGATGGGAAATTTTAAGGGGAAGATCATTTTATCCTATTAAgactcaaggaagaattataactgCTTGTTGCCTTTTGCATAATCATATTAGAAGAGTGATGGTTGTGGATCCTATTGATGAGATAGAAGATCAAAATATacttggagtagatggtgagacgATCCACCATATTGAAACGAGTGATGCTTGGGGTAGATGGAGAGATCAACTTGCACAAGAAATGTGGAACCAATGGAGGAGAAGATATCACGCTCGATAA
- the LOC112741499 gene encoding protein ALP1-like isoform X1, which translates to MHCVTCLKRVGRLEPSRNMGVEEMVAMFLYIIAHDVKIRVIKRQFVRSEETISRRFNDVLLAILRCHNLLLKKPQPFSQDRMDERWKWFKDCLGALDGTHIKVNVLEADKPRYRNRKGDITTNVLGVVAPDMQFIYILAGWEGSAADSRVLRDALFRNGFSVPQGHYYLCDARYMNCEGFLAPYRGQKYHLSEFNPHNQPSTAQEFFNMKHSQARNVIKRAFGVLKARWEILRGRSFYPIKTQGRIITACCLLHNHIRRVMVVDPIDEIEDQNILGVDGETIHHIETSDAWGRWRDQLAQEMWNQWRRRYHAR; encoded by the exons ATGCATTGTGTAACATGCTTAAAAAGGGTTGGAAGGTTAGAACCAAGTAGGAATATGGGTGTGGAAGAAATGGTTGCcatgtttttatatattatagcACATGACGTCAAAATTAGAGTAATAAAGAGACAATTTGTGAGATCTGAAGAAACAATTAGTAGGCGGTTTAATGATGTATTGCTTGCTATTTTGAGATGTCATAATCTCTTACTGAAGAAACCTCAACCATTTAGCCAAGATAGAATGGATGAACGATGGAAATGGTTTAAG gaTTGCCTAGGAGCCTTAGATGGTACTCATATCAAAGTCAATGTTCTTGAGGCTGACAAGCCTAGATATCGAAACAGAAAAGGTGACATAACAACCAATGTGCTTGGAGTGGTTGCTCCTGATATGCAATTTATCTACATACTGGCGGGTTGGGAGGGTTCAGCTGCGGATTCTAGGGTATTGCGAGATGCACTATTTCGCAATGGGTTTAGTGTTCCCCAAG GTCATTATTACTTATGTGATGCTAGATATATGAATTGTGAAGGATTTTTGGCACCTTATAGAGGACAAAAATATCATTTGAGTGAGTTTAATCCACATAATCAACCCAGTACAGCTCAAGAGTTTTTTAATATGAAACACTCACAAGCTAGGAATGTCATTAAAAGGGCATTTGGAGTATTGAAAGCAAGATGGGAAATTTTAAGGGGAAGATCATTTTATCCTATTAAgactcaaggaagaattataactgCTTGTTGCCTTTTGCATAATCATATTAGAAGAGTGATGGTTGTGGATCCTATTGATGAGATAGAAGATCAAAATATacttggagtagatggtgagacgATCCACCATATTGAAACGAGTGATGCTTGGGGTAGATGGAGAGATCAACTTGCACAAGAAATGTGGAACCAATGGAGGAGAAGATATCACGCTCGATAA